From Rhododendron vialii isolate Sample 1 chromosome 10a, ASM3025357v1, the proteins below share one genomic window:
- the LOC131302920 gene encoding uncharacterized protein LOC131302920, whose protein sequence is MPVSKADIAAVTLLNQEKKTAYDQILHVVFNSITLSFFIDGPGGTENPLPITESAILTKKNQAIDEINEAMITKFLGEETTYLSFDMIDNPLEQGTYMDFLNSIMPTGMPSHRLVLKNNCPILLFRNINPSKELCNGTRLICREF, encoded by the exons ATGCCTGTGTCAAAAGCAGATATTGCAGCTGTTACATTATTAAATCAAGAGAAAAAGACTGCATATGATCAAATACTTCATGTTGTCTTTAATTCTATAACCCTAAGCTTTTTCATTGATGGACCCGGTGGCACAG AAAATCCTCTTCCTATTACTGAGTCGGCAATTTTGACGAAAAAGAACCAAGCAattgatgaaataaatgaagcCATGATAACCAAATTTCTAGGAGAAGAAACAACATACCTTAGTTTTGATATGATAGATAATCCATTGGAACAAGGAACATACATGGATTTTCTCAATTCCATAATGCCTACAGGGATGCCATCACATCGTTTGGTCTTGAAAAACAATTGCCCGATACTCTTGTTCCGCAACATTAACCCTTCAAAGGAACTGTGCAATGGCACAAGATTGATTTGTAGAGAATTTTAA
- the LOC131303923 gene encoding uncharacterized protein LOC131303923, which produces MAMSLFGSKPKASGKSTKEGNNKVGHGANLDYIPPEGGEILSSCSDNDVSSRSQAKKAKVMGPRKKRGTSTTQALRKSQRIQKEGGSPNGTTSSLATEPTVNHAEGMSVMVAQPSELPTSPTNETNQHSSLPNVRGSTRSTLIPSKKHVRGPTRDKCG; this is translated from the exons ATGGCAATGTCATTGTTTGGTTCAAAACCGAAAGCAAGTGGTAAAAGCACTAAAGAGGGGAACAACAAGGTGGGCCATGGCGCTAATCTTGATTATATACCACCTGAAGGTGGAGAAATTCTAAGTTCCTGCAGTGACAATGATGTGTCTTCTAGGTCTCAAGCTAAAAAG GCAAAAGTTATGggtccaagaaaaaaaagaggcacTTCAACTACTCAAGCTTTGAGAAAATCACAAAGAATTCAAAAAGAGGGTGGCAGCCCCAATGGAACGACCTCATCTCTGGCAACTGAACCTACAGTTAATCATGCTGAAGGCATGTCTGTGATGGTTGCCCAACCTTCTGAGCTCCCCACCTCACCTACCAATGAGACCAACCAGCATTCTAGCCTGCCTAATGTCAGAGGCAGCACGA GGTCCACCTTAATCCCAAGTAAGAAGCATGTACGAGGTCCTACAAGGGATAAATGTggataa
- the LOC131303878 gene encoding uncharacterized protein LOC131303878, with product MHSLSLSLSLSLSLSMASANLIMTFLAIVLVALVPGSVVKGDSGIPPILSPYFDNICNEVECGKGTCQTAIGSPFNFKCECESNWKRTLLDDESDLQFLPCVVPNCSVDYSCMPAAPPAPAVPYNLSIFDPCYWIYCGEGTCTKNLTYTHTCQCKTGYYNLLNVSAFPCYSDCAIGSDCGKLGIKVSNSTSSDNNNRATSFLPGKFNWMLIISLMSIAMALWK from the exons atgcactctctctctctctctctctctctctctctctctctctcgatggCTTCAGCTAATTTGATCATGACTTTTCTAGCTATCGTTCTGGTAGCACTGGTTCCTGGGAGTGTTGTTAAAGGAGACAGTGGTATCCCACCTATTCTATCTCCTTACTTTG ATAACATATGCAATGAAGTGGAATGTGGAAAAGGAACGTGCCAAACAGCTATTGGGTCCCCATTCAACTTCAAATGTGAATGCGAATCCAACTGGAAACGCACCCTCCTTGACGACGAATCTGATTTACAGTTTCTTCCTTGCGTCGTCCCAAATT GTTCCGTTGACTATTCGTGCATGCCCGCCGCTCCTCCAGCTCCGGCCGTCCCATATAATCTGTCTATCTTTGATC CTTGTTATTGGATCTACTGTGGAGAAGGCACATGCACAAAGAATTTGACATATACTCATACCTGCCAATGCAAAACCGGTTATTATAATCTTCTCAACGTCTCCGCATTCCCATGCTACAGCGACT gCGCCATTGGATCCGACTGTGGAAAGCTTGGAATCAAGGTTTCAAATTCAACGTCTTCAGACAATAATAACCGAG CTACCTCATTTCTGCCGGGAAAGTTCAATTGGATGCTTATAATATCCCTCATGTCCATTGCCATGGCTCTTTGGAAGTAG